One Takifugu rubripes chromosome 2, fTakRub1.2, whole genome shotgun sequence genomic region harbors:
- the sash1b gene encoding SAM and SH3 domain-containing protein 1 isoform X7, producing the protein MAKDVKGERGIAEKMKRVILNSRFAVHKSSSDDGCGGKLDGKRKGKSFWQGFRKSQRGVVRQISKGDDVGFVASEITMSDEERIQLMTMVKENMISIEEALARLKEFEIQNRHTCSDLTEWTGPSSPGPNEFGPSQTFDLSDTEEESVAFRRLHKLVNSTRKVKKLIRIDESKRSGSEDACSSLYSDVQKRAAGDPVDSLALALEEQLSYDRDSDSVTTSPSTSSLDTCSGHRNYQVLSKCEGSPVHQDTSVTADVLGGSECRGFAEPEACSNEKSKIPRSVTDGELKQRIPNPLGQHGRACSFGGFDLTSRSSEAAVSATDHTKKDHIKSPVPSRISLGKKVKSVRESMRKHISKRYQCPVSAQSSPDFTSSCGHSPQTNSDSLEKPKLKLGGSVESLRSSLSGQSSMSGQTVGTTDSSNSNRESVKSEDGEEDELPYCGPFCGRALVHTDFVPSPYDTDSLKLKSGDVIDIISKPPMGTWMGMLNGKVGTFKFIYVDVLNEEEVKPKKTRRRRKARQPKPTSVEELLVRINLKEHLPTFLFNGYEDLDTFKLLEEEDLDELNIKDSQHRAVLLTAVELLQEDDGSSDPERSSQSGGSQEKLLGLHGLTGDSPRDSGCYESNENLENGRDKKASSSFSRSSVSIESRHLTPPEDPTCPQSLESTGSSNIYQPCVMPSQRPSESISTIVGPEKVQDPGEIFGRSRSWTELRDPASEQLRRSFSGTFLQRKQRKDPVEPENWKHNESVKTEESTLDWVGPEKESELISPSWSALTGAPAHTQEPAETTQSTHLQPAAPIQRSDHLFPTLSLSNPLAKSSCLPNYDNIPSLATDSPSLSATVEAQQLKRQRKRDNKLCN; encoded by the exons ATGGCAAAAGATgtcaaaggagagagagggatagcagagaaaatgaagagaGTTATTCTGAACAGCAG GTTTGCTGTGCACAAATCGAGCTCCGATGATGGATGTGGAG GAAAATTAGATGGGAAGAGAAAGGGCAAGTCTTTTTGGCAAGGTTTCCGCAAGTCCCAGAGAGGGGTGGTGCGTCAGATTTCAAAAG GCGATGATGTCGGATTCGTGGCCAGTGAAATCACGATGAGTGACGAAGAGCGTATCCAGCTGATGACAATGGTGAAGGAGAATATGATCTCTATAGAGGAAGCCCTGGCACGG CTTAAAGAGTTTGAGATTCAGAACAGGCACACGTGCTCCGATCTGACTGAGTGGACCGGCCCCTCCAGCCCCGGACCAAACGAGTTCGGCCCCAGC CAGACTTTTGACCTGtcagacacagaggaggaatcGGTGGCATTCAGGAGACTCCACAAACTGGTCAACTCGACCCGAAAGGTGAAGAAGCTGATCAGAATCGATGAGTCTAAGAGGAGTGGATCAGAGG ACGCCTGCTCGTCCCTGTACTCGGATGTGCAGAAGAGGGCCGCGGGTGACCCAGTGGACTCTCTGGCTTtggctctggaggagcagctcagctaTGACAGGGATTCTGACAGTGTGACCACCTCACCTTCCACCAGCAGCCTGGACACCTGCAGCGGCCACAGAAACTACCAGGTCCTCAGCAAATGTGAGGGGAGCCCCGTTCACCAGGACACGAGCGTAACAGCCGACGTGCTGGGGGGCAGCGAGTGTAGGGGCTTCGCCGAACCAGAGGCTTGCAGCAACGAAAAGTCCAAAATTCCTCGCTCGGTTACAGATGGAGAACTCAAACAGCGGATTCCCAACCCTCTCGGCCAACATGGG AGGGCTTGCAGCTTTGGAGGATTTGACCTGACCAGCCGCTCATCAGAGGCAGCCGTTTCTGCCACCGATCACACC AAGAAAGATCACATTAAATCTCCTGTACCATCTCGTATATCTCTGGGCAAAAAAGTCAAGTCTGTGAGAGAATCCATGAGGAAACATATATCCAAGCGGTATCAGTGTCCTGTCTCTGCGCAG TCGAGTCCAGACTTCACATCCAGCTGCGGACACTCACCTCAGACCAACTCTGACTCTTTGGAGAAGCCCAAACTGAAGCTGGGAGGATCTGTGGAAAGCCTGAGGAGTTCTCTCAGCGGACAAAGTTCCATGA GCGGTCAGACAGTGGGCACCACGGACTCCTCCAACAGCAACAGAGAAAGCGTGAAGTCTGAGGACGGGGAAGAAGACGAGCTGCCTTACTGCGGCCCCTTCTGTGGACGCGCTCTAGTTCACACCGACTTCGTCCCGAGCCCTTATGACACAGATTCCCTCAAACTGAAG AGCGGAGACGTCATCGATATCATTAGTAAGCCTCCTATGGGAACGTGGATGGGCATGCTCAACGGGAAAGTCGGCACTTTCAAGTTCATTTATGTGGATGTCTTGAATGAGGAAGAGGTTAAACCCAAAAAGacccgcaggaggaggaaggcccGTCAACCCAAACCCACCTCGGTGGAGGAGCTCCTTGTTCGCATAAACCTCAAA GAGCATCTTCCCACCTTTCTTTTTAATGGCTACGAGGATTTAGACACATTCAAGTTGCTagaggaggaggacctggatgAACTGAACATCAAAGATTCCCAGCACAGAGCTGTGCTGCTCACCGCCGTGGAGCTGCTGCAAGAGGATGATG GAAGCAGTGATCCAGAGAGAAGCAGCCAGTCAGGAGGCTCACAGGAGAAGCTTCTAGGTCTGCATGGCCTCACCGGAGACTCCCCGCGGGATTCTGGCTGTTATGAGAGTAACGAAAACCTGGAGAACG GAAGGGACAAAAAGGCGTCTTCGTCCTTCAGCAGGTCTTCCGTCAGTATTGAGTCAAGACACCTCACACCCCCAGAGGACCCCACGTGCCCTCAGTCCTTGGAGTCTACTGGTTCAAGTAACATTTACCAGCCATGTGTGATGCCTTCACAAAGACCAAGCGAGAGCATCTCAACCATTGTGGGACCAGAAAAAGTTCAGGATCCTGGTGAAATCTTTGGGAGGAGCAGGAGTTGGACAGAGCTCAGAGACCCAGCATCTGAGCAGTTGAGACGGAGCTTCTCCGGGACGTTCTTACAAAGAAAGCAGAGGAAGGATCCTGTCGAGCCTGAAAACTGGAAACATAACGAATCAGTAAAGACTGAGGAGAGCACATTGGACTGGGTTGGTCCAGAGAAAGAGTCTGAGCTCATCTCTCCATCATGGAGCGCTTTAACCGGAGCACCAGCACACACCCAGGAACCTGCAGAAACGACACAAAgcacacacctgcagccagcTGCACCGATACAAAGATCCGATCATCTTTTTCCTACACTTTCTTTGTCAAACCCACTTGCAAAGTCGTCTTGTTTGCCCAACTACGACAACATACCCTCACTGGCTACAGACAGTCCTTCACTTTCAGCCACTGTTGAAGCCCAGCAGCTCAAAAGGCAGAGGAAACGGGACAACAAACTCTGCAACTAA
- the sash1b gene encoding SAM and SH3 domain-containing protein 1 isoform X5, producing the protein MDGSVGNLDDLAQEYSHYYGTSLRDVCERMEEIRKRKIVQGAEMGTVESVATSLQLRCQIQESLGLDSNTSTPETERRFAVHKSSSDDGCGGKLDGKRKGKSFWQGFRKSQRGVVRQISKGDDVGFVASEITMSDEERIQLMTMVKENMISIEEALARLKEFEIQNRHTCSDLTEWTGPSSPGPNEFGPSQTFDLSDTEEESVAFRRLHKLVNSTRKVKKLIRIDESKRSGSEDACSSLYSDVQKRAAGDPVDSLALALEEQLSYDRDSDSVTTSPSTSSLDTCSGHRNYQVLSKCEGSPVHQDTSVTADVLGGSECRGFAEPEACSNEKSKIPRSVTDGELKQRIPNPLGQHGRACSFGGFDLTSRSSEAAVSATDHTKKDHIKSPVPSRISLGKKVKSVRESMRKHISKRYQCPVSAQSSPDFTSSCGHSPQTNSDSLEKPKLKLGGSVESLRSSLSGQSSMSGQTVGTTDSSNSNRESVKSEDGEEDELPYCGPFCGRALVHTDFVPSPYDTDSLKLKSGDVIDIISKPPMGTWMGMLNGKVGTFKFIYVDVLNEEEVKPKKTRRRRKARQPKPTSVEELLVRINLKEHLPTFLFNGYEDLDTFKLLEEEDLDELNIKDSQHRAVLLTAVELLQEDDGSSDPERSSQSGGSQEKLLGLHGLTGDSPRDSGCYESNENLENGRDKKASSSFSRSSVSIESRHLTPPEDPTCPQSLESTGSSNIYQPCVMPSQRPSESISTIVGPEKVQDPGEIFGRSRSWTELRDPASEQLRRSFSGTFLQRKQRKDPVEPENWKHNESVKTEESTLDWVGPEKESELISPSWSALTGAPAHTQEPAETTQSTHLQPAAPIQRSDHLFPTLSLSNPLAKSSCLPNYDNIPSLATDSPSLSATVEAQQLKRQRKRDNKLCN; encoded by the exons GATGGCTCAGTGGGGAACCTTGATGACCTGGCTCAGGAGTATTCTCATTATTACGGCACCTCCCTCCGTGACGTGTGTGAGAGAATGGAGGAGATACGGAAACGCAAAATAGTGCAGGGCGCAGAAATG ggaaCGGTTGAGTCAGTGGCCACATCGCTCCAGCTCCGCTGTCAGATCCAG GAATCCCTCGGACTCGACAGTAACACATCCAccccagagacagagagaag GTTTGCTGTGCACAAATCGAGCTCCGATGATGGATGTGGAG GAAAATTAGATGGGAAGAGAAAGGGCAAGTCTTTTTGGCAAGGTTTCCGCAAGTCCCAGAGAGGGGTGGTGCGTCAGATTTCAAAAG GCGATGATGTCGGATTCGTGGCCAGTGAAATCACGATGAGTGACGAAGAGCGTATCCAGCTGATGACAATGGTGAAGGAGAATATGATCTCTATAGAGGAAGCCCTGGCACGG CTTAAAGAGTTTGAGATTCAGAACAGGCACACGTGCTCCGATCTGACTGAGTGGACCGGCCCCTCCAGCCCCGGACCAAACGAGTTCGGCCCCAGC CAGACTTTTGACCTGtcagacacagaggaggaatcGGTGGCATTCAGGAGACTCCACAAACTGGTCAACTCGACCCGAAAGGTGAAGAAGCTGATCAGAATCGATGAGTCTAAGAGGAGTGGATCAGAGG ACGCCTGCTCGTCCCTGTACTCGGATGTGCAGAAGAGGGCCGCGGGTGACCCAGTGGACTCTCTGGCTTtggctctggaggagcagctcagctaTGACAGGGATTCTGACAGTGTGACCACCTCACCTTCCACCAGCAGCCTGGACACCTGCAGCGGCCACAGAAACTACCAGGTCCTCAGCAAATGTGAGGGGAGCCCCGTTCACCAGGACACGAGCGTAACAGCCGACGTGCTGGGGGGCAGCGAGTGTAGGGGCTTCGCCGAACCAGAGGCTTGCAGCAACGAAAAGTCCAAAATTCCTCGCTCGGTTACAGATGGAGAACTCAAACAGCGGATTCCCAACCCTCTCGGCCAACATGGG AGGGCTTGCAGCTTTGGAGGATTTGACCTGACCAGCCGCTCATCAGAGGCAGCCGTTTCTGCCACCGATCACACC AAGAAAGATCACATTAAATCTCCTGTACCATCTCGTATATCTCTGGGCAAAAAAGTCAAGTCTGTGAGAGAATCCATGAGGAAACATATATCCAAGCGGTATCAGTGTCCTGTCTCTGCGCAG TCGAGTCCAGACTTCACATCCAGCTGCGGACACTCACCTCAGACCAACTCTGACTCTTTGGAGAAGCCCAAACTGAAGCTGGGAGGATCTGTGGAAAGCCTGAGGAGTTCTCTCAGCGGACAAAGTTCCATGA GCGGTCAGACAGTGGGCACCACGGACTCCTCCAACAGCAACAGAGAAAGCGTGAAGTCTGAGGACGGGGAAGAAGACGAGCTGCCTTACTGCGGCCCCTTCTGTGGACGCGCTCTAGTTCACACCGACTTCGTCCCGAGCCCTTATGACACAGATTCCCTCAAACTGAAG AGCGGAGACGTCATCGATATCATTAGTAAGCCTCCTATGGGAACGTGGATGGGCATGCTCAACGGGAAAGTCGGCACTTTCAAGTTCATTTATGTGGATGTCTTGAATGAGGAAGAGGTTAAACCCAAAAAGacccgcaggaggaggaaggcccGTCAACCCAAACCCACCTCGGTGGAGGAGCTCCTTGTTCGCATAAACCTCAAA GAGCATCTTCCCACCTTTCTTTTTAATGGCTACGAGGATTTAGACACATTCAAGTTGCTagaggaggaggacctggatgAACTGAACATCAAAGATTCCCAGCACAGAGCTGTGCTGCTCACCGCCGTGGAGCTGCTGCAAGAGGATGATG GAAGCAGTGATCCAGAGAGAAGCAGCCAGTCAGGAGGCTCACAGGAGAAGCTTCTAGGTCTGCATGGCCTCACCGGAGACTCCCCGCGGGATTCTGGCTGTTATGAGAGTAACGAAAACCTGGAGAACG GAAGGGACAAAAAGGCGTCTTCGTCCTTCAGCAGGTCTTCCGTCAGTATTGAGTCAAGACACCTCACACCCCCAGAGGACCCCACGTGCCCTCAGTCCTTGGAGTCTACTGGTTCAAGTAACATTTACCAGCCATGTGTGATGCCTTCACAAAGACCAAGCGAGAGCATCTCAACCATTGTGGGACCAGAAAAAGTTCAGGATCCTGGTGAAATCTTTGGGAGGAGCAGGAGTTGGACAGAGCTCAGAGACCCAGCATCTGAGCAGTTGAGACGGAGCTTCTCCGGGACGTTCTTACAAAGAAAGCAGAGGAAGGATCCTGTCGAGCCTGAAAACTGGAAACATAACGAATCAGTAAAGACTGAGGAGAGCACATTGGACTGGGTTGGTCCAGAGAAAGAGTCTGAGCTCATCTCTCCATCATGGAGCGCTTTAACCGGAGCACCAGCACACACCCAGGAACCTGCAGAAACGACACAAAgcacacacctgcagccagcTGCACCGATACAAAGATCCGATCATCTTTTTCCTACACTTTCTTTGTCAAACCCACTTGCAAAGTCGTCTTGTTTGCCCAACTACGACAACATACCCTCACTGGCTACAGACAGTCCTTCACTTTCAGCCACTGTTGAAGCCCAGCAGCTCAAAAGGCAGAGGAAACGGGACAACAAACTCTGCAACTAA
- the sash1b gene encoding SAM and SH3 domain-containing protein 1 isoform X4, giving the protein MAKRDGSVGNLDDLAQEYSHYYGTSLRDVCERMEEIRKRKIVQGAEMGTVESVATSLQLRCQIQESLGLDSNTSTPETERRFAVHKSSSDDGCGGKLDGKRKGKSFWQGFRKSQRGVVRQISKGDDVGFVASEITMSDEERIQLMTMVKENMISIEEALARLKEFEIQNRHTCSDLTEWTGPSSPGPNEFGPSQTFDLSDTEEESVAFRRLHKLVNSTRKVKKLIRIDESKRSGSEDACSSLYSDVQKRAAGDPVDSLALALEEQLSYDRDSDSVTTSPSTSSLDTCSGHRNYQVLSKCEGSPVHQDTSVTADVLGGSECRGFAEPEACSNEKSKIPRSVTDGELKQRIPNPLGQHGRACSFGGFDLTSRSSEAAVSATDHTKKDHIKSPVPSRISLGKKVKSVRESMRKHISKRYQCPVSAQSSPDFTSSCGHSPQTNSDSLEKPKLKLGGSVESLRSSLSGQSSMSGQTVGTTDSSNSNRESVKSEDGEEDELPYCGPFCGRALVHTDFVPSPYDTDSLKLKSGDVIDIISKPPMGTWMGMLNGKVGTFKFIYVDVLNEEEVKPKKTRRRRKARQPKPTSVEELLVRINLKEHLPTFLFNGYEDLDTFKLLEEEDLDELNIKDSQHRAVLLTAVELLQEDDGSSDPERSSQSGGSQEKLLGLHGLTGDSPRDSGCYESNENLENGRDKKASSSFSRSSVSIESRHLTPPEDPTCPQSLESTGSSNIYQPCVMPSQRPSESISTIVGPEKVQDPGEIFGRSRSWTELRDPASEQLRRSFSGTFLQRKQRKDPVEPENWKHNESVKTEESTLDWVGPEKESELISPSWSALTGAPAHTQEPAETTQSTHLQPAAPIQRSDHLFPTLSLSNPLAKSSCLPNYDNIPSLATDSPSLSATVEAQQLKRQRKRDNKLCN; this is encoded by the exons ATGGCTAAAAGA GATGGCTCAGTGGGGAACCTTGATGACCTGGCTCAGGAGTATTCTCATTATTACGGCACCTCCCTCCGTGACGTGTGTGAGAGAATGGAGGAGATACGGAAACGCAAAATAGTGCAGGGCGCAGAAATG ggaaCGGTTGAGTCAGTGGCCACATCGCTCCAGCTCCGCTGTCAGATCCAG GAATCCCTCGGACTCGACAGTAACACATCCAccccagagacagagagaag GTTTGCTGTGCACAAATCGAGCTCCGATGATGGATGTGGAG GAAAATTAGATGGGAAGAGAAAGGGCAAGTCTTTTTGGCAAGGTTTCCGCAAGTCCCAGAGAGGGGTGGTGCGTCAGATTTCAAAAG GCGATGATGTCGGATTCGTGGCCAGTGAAATCACGATGAGTGACGAAGAGCGTATCCAGCTGATGACAATGGTGAAGGAGAATATGATCTCTATAGAGGAAGCCCTGGCACGG CTTAAAGAGTTTGAGATTCAGAACAGGCACACGTGCTCCGATCTGACTGAGTGGACCGGCCCCTCCAGCCCCGGACCAAACGAGTTCGGCCCCAGC CAGACTTTTGACCTGtcagacacagaggaggaatcGGTGGCATTCAGGAGACTCCACAAACTGGTCAACTCGACCCGAAAGGTGAAGAAGCTGATCAGAATCGATGAGTCTAAGAGGAGTGGATCAGAGG ACGCCTGCTCGTCCCTGTACTCGGATGTGCAGAAGAGGGCCGCGGGTGACCCAGTGGACTCTCTGGCTTtggctctggaggagcagctcagctaTGACAGGGATTCTGACAGTGTGACCACCTCACCTTCCACCAGCAGCCTGGACACCTGCAGCGGCCACAGAAACTACCAGGTCCTCAGCAAATGTGAGGGGAGCCCCGTTCACCAGGACACGAGCGTAACAGCCGACGTGCTGGGGGGCAGCGAGTGTAGGGGCTTCGCCGAACCAGAGGCTTGCAGCAACGAAAAGTCCAAAATTCCTCGCTCGGTTACAGATGGAGAACTCAAACAGCGGATTCCCAACCCTCTCGGCCAACATGGG AGGGCTTGCAGCTTTGGAGGATTTGACCTGACCAGCCGCTCATCAGAGGCAGCCGTTTCTGCCACCGATCACACC AAGAAAGATCACATTAAATCTCCTGTACCATCTCGTATATCTCTGGGCAAAAAAGTCAAGTCTGTGAGAGAATCCATGAGGAAACATATATCCAAGCGGTATCAGTGTCCTGTCTCTGCGCAG TCGAGTCCAGACTTCACATCCAGCTGCGGACACTCACCTCAGACCAACTCTGACTCTTTGGAGAAGCCCAAACTGAAGCTGGGAGGATCTGTGGAAAGCCTGAGGAGTTCTCTCAGCGGACAAAGTTCCATGA GCGGTCAGACAGTGGGCACCACGGACTCCTCCAACAGCAACAGAGAAAGCGTGAAGTCTGAGGACGGGGAAGAAGACGAGCTGCCTTACTGCGGCCCCTTCTGTGGACGCGCTCTAGTTCACACCGACTTCGTCCCGAGCCCTTATGACACAGATTCCCTCAAACTGAAG AGCGGAGACGTCATCGATATCATTAGTAAGCCTCCTATGGGAACGTGGATGGGCATGCTCAACGGGAAAGTCGGCACTTTCAAGTTCATTTATGTGGATGTCTTGAATGAGGAAGAGGTTAAACCCAAAAAGacccgcaggaggaggaaggcccGTCAACCCAAACCCACCTCGGTGGAGGAGCTCCTTGTTCGCATAAACCTCAAA GAGCATCTTCCCACCTTTCTTTTTAATGGCTACGAGGATTTAGACACATTCAAGTTGCTagaggaggaggacctggatgAACTGAACATCAAAGATTCCCAGCACAGAGCTGTGCTGCTCACCGCCGTGGAGCTGCTGCAAGAGGATGATG GAAGCAGTGATCCAGAGAGAAGCAGCCAGTCAGGAGGCTCACAGGAGAAGCTTCTAGGTCTGCATGGCCTCACCGGAGACTCCCCGCGGGATTCTGGCTGTTATGAGAGTAACGAAAACCTGGAGAACG GAAGGGACAAAAAGGCGTCTTCGTCCTTCAGCAGGTCTTCCGTCAGTATTGAGTCAAGACACCTCACACCCCCAGAGGACCCCACGTGCCCTCAGTCCTTGGAGTCTACTGGTTCAAGTAACATTTACCAGCCATGTGTGATGCCTTCACAAAGACCAAGCGAGAGCATCTCAACCATTGTGGGACCAGAAAAAGTTCAGGATCCTGGTGAAATCTTTGGGAGGAGCAGGAGTTGGACAGAGCTCAGAGACCCAGCATCTGAGCAGTTGAGACGGAGCTTCTCCGGGACGTTCTTACAAAGAAAGCAGAGGAAGGATCCTGTCGAGCCTGAAAACTGGAAACATAACGAATCAGTAAAGACTGAGGAGAGCACATTGGACTGGGTTGGTCCAGAGAAAGAGTCTGAGCTCATCTCTCCATCATGGAGCGCTTTAACCGGAGCACCAGCACACACCCAGGAACCTGCAGAAACGACACAAAgcacacacctgcagccagcTGCACCGATACAAAGATCCGATCATCTTTTTCCTACACTTTCTTTGTCAAACCCACTTGCAAAGTCGTCTTGTTTGCCCAACTACGACAACATACCCTCACTGGCTACAGACAGTCCTTCACTTTCAGCCACTGTTGAAGCCCAGCAGCTCAAAAGGCAGAGGAAACGGGACAACAAACTCTGCAACTAA
- the sash1b gene encoding SAM and SH3 domain-containing protein 1 isoform X6, with protein MEEIRKRKIVQGAEMGTVESVATSLQLRCQIQESLGLDSNTSTPETERRFAVHKSSSDDGCGGKLDGKRKGKSFWQGFRKSQRGVVRQISKGDDVGFVASEITMSDEERIQLMTMVKENMISIEEALARLKEFEIQNRHTCSDLTEWTGPSSPGPNEFGPSQTFDLSDTEEESVAFRRLHKLVNSTRKVKKLIRIDESKRSGSEDACSSLYSDVQKRAAGDPVDSLALALEEQLSYDRDSDSVTTSPSTSSLDTCSGHRNYQVLSKCEGSPVHQDTSVTADVLGGSECRGFAEPEACSNEKSKIPRSVTDGELKQRIPNPLGQHGRACSFGGFDLTSRSSEAAVSATDHTKKDHIKSPVPSRISLGKKVKSVRESMRKHISKRYQCPVSAQSSPDFTSSCGHSPQTNSDSLEKPKLKLGGSVESLRSSLSGQSSMSGQTVGTTDSSNSNRESVKSEDGEEDELPYCGPFCGRALVHTDFVPSPYDTDSLKLKSGDVIDIISKPPMGTWMGMLNGKVGTFKFIYVDVLNEEEVKPKKTRRRRKARQPKPTSVEELLVRINLKEHLPTFLFNGYEDLDTFKLLEEEDLDELNIKDSQHRAVLLTAVELLQEDDGSSDPERSSQSGGSQEKLLGLHGLTGDSPRDSGCYESNENLENGRDKKASSSFSRSSVSIESRHLTPPEDPTCPQSLESTGSSNIYQPCVMPSQRPSESISTIVGPEKVQDPGEIFGRSRSWTELRDPASEQLRRSFSGTFLQRKQRKDPVEPENWKHNESVKTEESTLDWVGPEKESELISPSWSALTGAPAHTQEPAETTQSTHLQPAAPIQRSDHLFPTLSLSNPLAKSSCLPNYDNIPSLATDSPSLSATVEAQQLKRQRKRDNKLCN; from the exons ATGGAGGAGATACGGAAACGCAAAATAGTGCAGGGCGCAGAAATG ggaaCGGTTGAGTCAGTGGCCACATCGCTCCAGCTCCGCTGTCAGATCCAG GAATCCCTCGGACTCGACAGTAACACATCCAccccagagacagagagaag GTTTGCTGTGCACAAATCGAGCTCCGATGATGGATGTGGAG GAAAATTAGATGGGAAGAGAAAGGGCAAGTCTTTTTGGCAAGGTTTCCGCAAGTCCCAGAGAGGGGTGGTGCGTCAGATTTCAAAAG GCGATGATGTCGGATTCGTGGCCAGTGAAATCACGATGAGTGACGAAGAGCGTATCCAGCTGATGACAATGGTGAAGGAGAATATGATCTCTATAGAGGAAGCCCTGGCACGG CTTAAAGAGTTTGAGATTCAGAACAGGCACACGTGCTCCGATCTGACTGAGTGGACCGGCCCCTCCAGCCCCGGACCAAACGAGTTCGGCCCCAGC CAGACTTTTGACCTGtcagacacagaggaggaatcGGTGGCATTCAGGAGACTCCACAAACTGGTCAACTCGACCCGAAAGGTGAAGAAGCTGATCAGAATCGATGAGTCTAAGAGGAGTGGATCAGAGG ACGCCTGCTCGTCCCTGTACTCGGATGTGCAGAAGAGGGCCGCGGGTGACCCAGTGGACTCTCTGGCTTtggctctggaggagcagctcagctaTGACAGGGATTCTGACAGTGTGACCACCTCACCTTCCACCAGCAGCCTGGACACCTGCAGCGGCCACAGAAACTACCAGGTCCTCAGCAAATGTGAGGGGAGCCCCGTTCACCAGGACACGAGCGTAACAGCCGACGTGCTGGGGGGCAGCGAGTGTAGGGGCTTCGCCGAACCAGAGGCTTGCAGCAACGAAAAGTCCAAAATTCCTCGCTCGGTTACAGATGGAGAACTCAAACAGCGGATTCCCAACCCTCTCGGCCAACATGGG AGGGCTTGCAGCTTTGGAGGATTTGACCTGACCAGCCGCTCATCAGAGGCAGCCGTTTCTGCCACCGATCACACC AAGAAAGATCACATTAAATCTCCTGTACCATCTCGTATATCTCTGGGCAAAAAAGTCAAGTCTGTGAGAGAATCCATGAGGAAACATATATCCAAGCGGTATCAGTGTCCTGTCTCTGCGCAG TCGAGTCCAGACTTCACATCCAGCTGCGGACACTCACCTCAGACCAACTCTGACTCTTTGGAGAAGCCCAAACTGAAGCTGGGAGGATCTGTGGAAAGCCTGAGGAGTTCTCTCAGCGGACAAAGTTCCATGA GCGGTCAGACAGTGGGCACCACGGACTCCTCCAACAGCAACAGAGAAAGCGTGAAGTCTGAGGACGGGGAAGAAGACGAGCTGCCTTACTGCGGCCCCTTCTGTGGACGCGCTCTAGTTCACACCGACTTCGTCCCGAGCCCTTATGACACAGATTCCCTCAAACTGAAG AGCGGAGACGTCATCGATATCATTAGTAAGCCTCCTATGGGAACGTGGATGGGCATGCTCAACGGGAAAGTCGGCACTTTCAAGTTCATTTATGTGGATGTCTTGAATGAGGAAGAGGTTAAACCCAAAAAGacccgcaggaggaggaaggcccGTCAACCCAAACCCACCTCGGTGGAGGAGCTCCTTGTTCGCATAAACCTCAAA GAGCATCTTCCCACCTTTCTTTTTAATGGCTACGAGGATTTAGACACATTCAAGTTGCTagaggaggaggacctggatgAACTGAACATCAAAGATTCCCAGCACAGAGCTGTGCTGCTCACCGCCGTGGAGCTGCTGCAAGAGGATGATG GAAGCAGTGATCCAGAGAGAAGCAGCCAGTCAGGAGGCTCACAGGAGAAGCTTCTAGGTCTGCATGGCCTCACCGGAGACTCCCCGCGGGATTCTGGCTGTTATGAGAGTAACGAAAACCTGGAGAACG GAAGGGACAAAAAGGCGTCTTCGTCCTTCAGCAGGTCTTCCGTCAGTATTGAGTCAAGACACCTCACACCCCCAGAGGACCCCACGTGCCCTCAGTCCTTGGAGTCTACTGGTTCAAGTAACATTTACCAGCCATGTGTGATGCCTTCACAAAGACCAAGCGAGAGCATCTCAACCATTGTGGGACCAGAAAAAGTTCAGGATCCTGGTGAAATCTTTGGGAGGAGCAGGAGTTGGACAGAGCTCAGAGACCCAGCATCTGAGCAGTTGAGACGGAGCTTCTCCGGGACGTTCTTACAAAGAAAGCAGAGGAAGGATCCTGTCGAGCCTGAAAACTGGAAACATAACGAATCAGTAAAGACTGAGGAGAGCACATTGGACTGGGTTGGTCCAGAGAAAGAGTCTGAGCTCATCTCTCCATCATGGAGCGCTTTAACCGGAGCACCAGCACACACCCAGGAACCTGCAGAAACGACACAAAgcacacacctgcagccagcTGCACCGATACAAAGATCCGATCATCTTTTTCCTACACTTTCTTTGTCAAACCCACTTGCAAAGTCGTCTTGTTTGCCCAACTACGACAACATACCCTCACTGGCTACAGACAGTCCTTCACTTTCAGCCACTGTTGAAGCCCAGCAGCTCAAAAGGCAGAGGAAACGGGACAACAAACTCTGCAACTAA